A window from Gemmatimonas sp. encodes these proteins:
- a CDS encoding GGDEF domain-containing protein, with product MTFTINDQSAVQLSVRPVAPAWLTSWWSTYPGACRTTHDVRDVMDMALKTRPRLIVLDGCGDPAWTTAVLEGCRRLKRDAYTGIVPVFVIVPAEAFAAAFEAGADEVVRDDVASDEALARLGAMLRRSDRDTDVHPSTRLPGAREIEAELERRVRCGEKFAACYADLDHFKEFNDRYGYHHGDQVIRLLARILHDVVKGLCGEDGFVGHIGGDDFLYTIPLAAVPRVCDEVVHVFDELIPLQYSEQDRRVGYFFGKDRRGQLHRVPLMTLSVGVVTNQRRHFTRGIEVSELATEMKSYAKTLPGSVWAVDRRRDEPGTVSATGGGLVGERVDQRSAGGAS from the coding sequence ATGACGTTCACCATCAACGATCAGAGCGCTGTTCAGCTGTCGGTGCGCCCCGTCGCGCCGGCATGGCTCACGTCGTGGTGGTCGACCTACCCAGGTGCCTGCCGCACGACGCACGACGTACGCGACGTCATGGACATGGCACTCAAGACCCGCCCTCGCCTGATCGTGCTCGATGGCTGCGGCGACCCGGCGTGGACGACGGCGGTGCTCGAGGGCTGCCGCCGGCTGAAGCGCGATGCCTACACGGGAATCGTCCCCGTGTTCGTGATCGTGCCGGCCGAGGCGTTCGCGGCGGCCTTCGAGGCTGGCGCCGACGAGGTCGTGCGTGACGACGTGGCGTCGGACGAGGCGCTGGCGCGACTCGGCGCCATGCTGCGGCGCAGCGACCGCGATACCGATGTGCACCCCTCGACCCGGCTTCCCGGGGCTCGTGAGATCGAGGCCGAACTGGAGCGGCGGGTACGGTGCGGGGAGAAGTTCGCTGCCTGTTATGCCGACCTCGATCACTTCAAGGAGTTCAACGACCGCTACGGGTACCACCATGGGGACCAGGTCATCCGCCTCTTGGCCCGCATCCTCCACGATGTGGTCAAGGGGCTCTGTGGCGAGGACGGCTTCGTCGGACACATCGGGGGGGACGACTTTCTGTACACCATCCCGCTGGCGGCCGTCCCCCGGGTTTGTGACGAAGTGGTGCACGTGTTTGACGAATTGATTCCGCTGCAGTATTCCGAGCAGGACCGTCGTGTAGGATATTTCTTCGGTAAGGATCGGCGTGGGCAGTTGCACCGGGTGCCGTTGATGACGCTCTCGGTGGGAGTGGTCACGAACCAGCGGCGTCATTTCACGCGCGGTATCGAGGTCAGCGAGTTGGCGACGGAAATGAAGAGTTATGCAAAGACGTTGCCCGGCTCCGTGTGGGCCGTGGACCGCCGACGGGATGAGCCGGGAACGGTCTCGGCAACCGGCGGAGGGCTCGTAGGGGAACGGGTAGACCAGCGTTCGGCGGGAGGTGCGTCATGA